A genomic region of Raphanus sativus cultivar WK10039 chromosome 6, ASM80110v3, whole genome shotgun sequence contains the following coding sequences:
- the LOC108809861 gene encoding transcription repressor OFP15-like — translation MKIPFVNKNHSSFLCSSNSNSVSSSTNSTSWAWPSCHQIPKTISFRATITFSNPFHEQEDKEVDQPEIKESIESVIKGLRSSERLIFESKGESNSILEEATTKRVQEEEEEAEEEEGFLLLSMESNDPYSDFKRSMEEMVEVHSLHHDWRSLEHLLVQFLKVNAKTSHRYIFAAFVDLLLNLAPNAIEPINNNIAKDYVDGVSASRAAAGEASTSYCTSISLGESPLSPLSFYTSCSSSSSSDETSSTSVRFLPLSSLLEMDEKTKDILV, via the coding sequence atgaaaatcccATTTGTAAACAAGAACCACTCTTcatttttgtgttcttcaaattcaaattcaGTTTCATCATCAACAAATTCCACATCATGGGCATGGCCTTCTTGTCATCAAATCCCCAAAACCATTTCTTTCAGAGCCACCATCACTTTCAGCAACCCCTTCCACGAGCAAGAAGACAAGGAGGTTGACCAACCTGAGATTAAAGAGTCGATAGAGAGTGTGATAAAAGGGCTAAGATCTTCAGAGAGACTCATCTTCGAAAGCAAAGGAGAATCCAATTCTATACTCGAAGAAGCTACAACTAAGCGAgtacaagaagaggaagaagaagcagaggaggaggaaggtTTCTTGCTCTTGTCCATGGAATCAAACGACCCTTACTCTGACTTCAAGAGATCCATGGAGGAGATGGTTGAGGTACACTCGCTTCACCACGACTGGAGAAGCCTCGAGCATCTTCTTGTCCAGTTCTTGAAAGTCAACGCCAAGACCAGCCATCGATACATCTTCGCCGCTTTTGTCGATCTACTCTTGAACTTAGCACCAAACGCTATTGAACCCATCAATAACAACATTGCCAAAGACTACGTGGACGGCGTTTCGGCGTCACGCGCCGCCGCCGGAGAGGCAAGCACTTCTTATTGTACCAGTATAAGTCTTGGAGAATCTCCGTTATCACCTTTGTCGTTCTACACGTcgtgttcttcatcttcttcctctgatgAGACTTCATCCACGTCCGTACGATTCTTGCCGTTGTCTTCGTTGTTAGAGATGGATGAGAAAACTAAAGACATTTTGGTTTAG